In Myripristis murdjan chromosome 5, fMyrMur1.1, whole genome shotgun sequence, the genomic stretch GATACCCCATGTGTGCCGGGGCCGTGGATGCTACACACATACCTGTCATCACTCCCAAAGACCGTCCTCACGCCTACTGCAATCCGAGAGGATGGCACTCCGTGGTGCTGCAAGCTGTGGTGGACCATAGCTGCTGGTGAGTGtgtccacaagagtctcagctttccggTCAAAGCCAACCGATgtagctccaagactgtttaggccccagtctgcacaaacacaccattttacaacaggccacaagaacacatgtggcctgcatgggattagcatgaggtgggcatgtctgcaaaggggacaCCTGAtggtgcccagagaacccattttcattcagacatctggaggtcagaggtcaagggacctcTTTGAAAgtggccatgtgtgtgtatgcgtgtgtgtgtatgtatatgtatatgtatatatgctatgtatgtatatatatgtgtgtgtgtatatgcatagcCTCACTCTTCTCTCCTCTAGCTTTACAGACATATACGTGGGCTCTCCTGGTGGGACTCCTGATGCCAGAGTGTTGACCAGCTCGCCTTTGTACAAAAAAGCTGAAAACCTGGATGGCTATTTGTTTCCCCGTGAGGTGCAGCAACCACTTGTCTACTTAATTAaaagaacagttcacccaaaatacaaaaaaaaaacagatattttatcACACCCCTCGTGCAGTCTATCCATTTACATACTTTCTGAGAGAtttcaaaaacaatgacattaaTACCCGACAGGGGAGAAGAGATTTATTTTATCAGTCTGCCTCAGTTACTACAAATGGTGtgctttggcaggaaatagttcccaactaAGCCCGACGGATGTGGATTATGTGAGATATCTGTGCCAGTGTTTTTGGCTCTTACTATtgagtttttcatattttttttttttttttacagtttgagcTCTACGAAGGAATACCTAGCCAACCGTACTGTATTGAGCTGAAAGGAGACAGGAAACCTCGTAaaaccacacagaaacatatggatggatagattgcagtAGGGCTAATTGGGAAACTACcttttgtattttgggtaaaCTGTCCCTTTCAGTTGAAATCAGTTGATACCAGAGAACACAtatgtaataaagtaataaaataagaaaataatacaCACTTACGCCGTGTATCCTGTTGTTACAGAATGCGAGGACGGTGAATGGCGTGGAGATCCCTGTTCATTTGATCGGCGACGCTGCCTACCCTCTGAAGCCGTGGCTCATGAAGGAGTTCAGCCAGCACGAGCGCCTGACACCGGAGCAGTGCAGCTTCAACCGGCGCCTGGGCTCGGCCCGCACCGTGGTCCAGAACGCCTTTGCTCGCCTAAAGGGTCGGTGGAGGTGCCTGCTAAAGCGCAACAACGTTGATATTGCTCTCGTGCCAGACATTGTCACCGCTTGCTGCATCCTGCACAACGTGTGTGAGCTGAACAAGGAAGACTTTCTGCCTGAGTGGAGCGCAGAGCTCGGTGAGGATCTGCAGGAGCCAGACATGGAGGCTTTCCATGGAGATGAAGCTCTTGGCCCACAAGCAGTGCGTCAGGCAGTGATGTCCATATTGTAATGCTGATCATAAAACTGTTACTCggtataaattattatttatagcAGCATTGCAAATTGTCATTGTTTGAGTTTTTCACCAAATTGATGGGGAACTTCTCAAGGGACTtccattttttaatatgtggACTCACTGGACTGGAAATACAGCATGGAAGGCACTAACTTCAGCAGCCTTATGCtgaattataattattataaaattaattatattatatacTCTATATACTACACACCAGTATGTCAACTTTGCACTTAAATATTGTGGCTGTGTCACACCGTTGACACAAATGGCATTAACACGTATGTCcaatagacttttttttccacagtgacaTAAAATAGGTAAACAGACGTGTTACTTATGATATAAATGAAGGTTCTGTTCACCAGGGAGTCAGCGTGATCAACAACAGGACCCTGGCTGTACATCTAAATGGAACAAAATCCTCATTGGTAGTTTGAtttgtaacacctgtgtttatctgCTGCTCAGGTCCAAATGGCTTTTTGGAGAAGGcagcgggtgtgtgtgtgtgtgtgtgtgcgcgcgcgtgtgcatgtgcgtgtgcgtgtaaAGGCGTCAGTCCCTTGTTCACTGGCACAGTCTTCAGTTTCCCAGGCAGTACGGCCCTCTGTGCTGCTCAGTCTGACAGGACACTACTGCCACCTGCAGGACTGTATCTGTAGAACAGATGAACTGCACTGTGCAGCCCACGGTGTTGGATAATGACTGTGTAATCCTCGGATTATAAAATCAGATTACAGATTGCAAGAATCCTAAAGCAGGATTATTTTCAAGTACGGCTGATAAGTACTTTAGTTGGaattattaatattttcctAAATTCAATGAAGGGAAGTTGAATGTCATAAGTGTTAAAACTCGAGAGAGTCACAGTTCGAGAGGTATTTCCATTTCAGATATACTGCAGACCATCCATTTATGAAGTGCAACCATAACAATAATCATGTATAGAGCACGCACACATGTAAATTGCCAGTATGTATGCAGATTGACATGGTCATATCATGCCCTGCTTTACTCTAACTCATTTATTCTAACTTATTTATTCAAAtatgtgtttgcacatttatttCAGGTGTGGAGTGAGCAATGCCATTCAAACTCAGTATGTGCCAAGTAAAAGCCAAAAATCATGCAAGTGAACGGCGGTGTGCTTCACTGGGACTGAGCATGTTGTCTGACCACAGGAAATGGCCTCAGGTTTTATATGGACACATGTTGATATTATAGAAATGTTTAGAAATTTCAGTTCTTTGCCCAACAACCAAATTGACAGACAAACTGTaatcattttctgacattttttgatAGGAGAAAATGGGTCAGTTAATTCAAAAGTGTATATAGTTGCTTTGATGTCAGCACTAATGGCAACATGGCAATTAGCAAATatgttgtttcttcttttaaGAATAGAGGGAGGCATAATCACATTTTAATatctaaaattaaatagaataatatAAATAGAATATAAAACTAAATAGAATAAAAGGGAAGGAATGAAGGAAACAATGGTTAATTCAACTCCAGCCTCTAACCACATCTACAACACATTAACCTCAACTCCAAGCACTTCTTGTCACTCACCTTCACTCTTTTTGGGCACAGAGTCGAGCTGTATAGCTTAATAAATTGTGTACATCTTACGCattttgcacaaaatattcacaatgCATCATTTAACCTGCTGCTTTTCTGATCACAAACACATCATTTCAATAGAATGGGCACTTAAGTGATAAACATGAGTCATATGTCGCTTATGCCTTTTGACCATTTGTTGAAACACTATAAATAAAGCATATGTTAATATTTTACCAAATGTATGAATCATCATGAGTTAGGGCATATACTCACGATTAAATGATCAAGAAtcaattcatgtttttctctgaggttactattaatattttttgttacaATGTTGTTATACCTTATGAGCCAATGTGGTTAATTAATTCTATGAATTGTTGTGTGCAGTATTTTCCTTTCTGTATCTCTGTCCTTATAAAATTACATGCAGTTCATACCAGTTGCTATAATTGCTCTGAAATGACCCCCCAGATTCACTGTGTACCAGCCTAAGGCTAGTTAGTCAAGGTAGATATTCTGTCTTGAATAAATAGCCTATATGCTAATATacaatatgtgatttttttgtttgtttgtttgtttctggaCCTGCCTTGTAAAGTGCAAGCATCACATAACCAGTACACCTGCGcttgacaaaagaaaataacctGACTGATGAATGTTGTTTAACTCGTTCTTAGGTTCATAATGCCAATAGCCTATTGTTATATTTATGAGAAAACTCCTTATATGGCATGTGTTATCTTTTCCTGGGTTTAAAGGTTGCATTACAGAGAAGAGATGCATATGTATTATTTGCCTGCTTTGTCGTGATATTCCCATTACTAATGCTTGtatatcaaaaatctcttgtatgtaaatatatcatgaaagcaccagtagtcatccctaTAGTATTTTGtgctatttgatttttttccttatcacccagccctaattcTACGTACTAATAGATCAACCAGGATTGTGGTGCACAAACCGAACCGCGCTGGAGCACAGTCATGGCATTCTTCCATTGGGTTCCCACGTAAACGAGAAAGAAAGAGGCCATCAATCACAGAGGTGAAGCTAATGTAGCATCCCCGTAAGGTGACTCAGCATCTCATATCAAAACTGCCTTTGTTGCAAAGCACATCAAAgctgtttctcatgtttttttcttcttcttctgtttgttcTTCTTCTACCCAAAGAACTGGAGCTGGCTCTCTACAAATGGACCACTTAGGCACCGACATTGTGACAAGGCCTTTTATCCCTCAGAGGAGCCCAGTGATTTTGAGATTGAAGATACCTGACATCAGAAATTGGGTCAAGGTCAGACCTTTTCTACTCAGAGCAGACTGTGTTGGTACATTGTTCTGATGTAACACACAACCTGAGCAGTGAGAAGCGAAGCAAAGCTTGCTTCAGGAAAGTGGCAGAAATGCAGATTCAGTTGCAGGGTCAAGCCGCCATCTAGTGGTGAATGTTTGTAGCACACAAGGGGCAGAACGTTCAGTAACTAAAATATGTTGCATTGTGCACGCTTTATCTTTTGCATTTAGTTGATTACTAATTTACATGTTTATATGCTGACAGTCTCTTTAAAAATTACACACCTAATAAGACACCATACTATCAAAATAtgcataaattcaaatttgcatTAATCTGGTAGTGAATATTTTGCCAAATGACCAATCTATACTGAAATTAGAACTGAATATTAGACTCCAAACCATAATTAGACATGATACTATCAGATTTTACTTTAATCTAATCTCAGACCCATAATGTAATAATCTTCTAGTATGgtatatttattaatattagcTTATACTTTAAATTGGTTTACTAATTGGGTAATTAGAAGGACACTAATGCATTCTAAAGTGAAATCATATCAGTAATTGACACATCCCTTGCTGATGCTCATTATCCCTGCAGTTTGTAGGTAGTAAGAAAGAAATGTCCTCTATAGACGCTGCAATCAGTTACACACCCCATTGAATGCCATATGGCCTGAGATATACTGTAATGACATGCGTTGAGTTCTTCCAGGATGATTCAAgaacaaaaatatgataaatatatCCTGCAAAATAAGGCCTGCCACCAATAAAAATAGCCTATAGAAATACGATGCAAAGTATATTATATTGGCTATACAGTGGATTTGAGCAGTGatccaaatgtaaacaaatgggTGCATTCATCAGCAAAAGAAGAAAGGACAGAATGTACGCCTGTACCTTTGGATCAATCATTTTCTATttgcaaacagcaaaacagaaagctGTACaattgttttctgctgtgggGCAGTAAAATGGGAAATCAAATTCAacgtttgatttatttttcctttttaacagAGAAACATAAAGCTGATACTGTTTTGGTTATTAGGAGTCTGAagtgtggtgaaaaaaaaaaacaacaacaacaatggcaaTGTCTCACTGGATTGCATGCTGACATTTGCCTAATAGCCTTTGTAGGATCGGCTTGATGCAGAGCTGCATACATTAGCTTGTAAAGGCAGTGAACCACAAACGGAGAAAGACAGACGATGGATGAGAATgaagaaggggaggagag encodes the following:
- the LOC115359926 gene encoding protein ANTAGONIST OF LIKE HETEROCHROMATIN PROTEIN 1; protein product: MAVGEQFQTNALIITSIFHMLARQAMFFRHVFDAERRIAHIREDCHTKLSRSRDRFEAERHKRLRRYRRLKAAALQVCLQQQVERKLWKREWTYGQAFWSSVLNKFDDEQWREHFRMSRSTFESVLQLLEPALSKQTTNWRKPLEARQRLAIVLWWLATPSEYRNVACLFGVGISTVCVLVRQVTAAIKRSLLKRFICLPTGDGLQSSLRGFTERGYPMCAGAVDATHIPVITPKDRPHAYCNPRGWHSVVLQAVVDHSCCFTDIYVGSPGGTPDARVLTSSPLYKKAENLDGYLFPRENARTVNGVEIPVHLIGDAAYPLKPWLMKEFSQHERLTPEQCSFNRRLGSARTVVQNAFARLKGRWRCLLKRNNVDIALVPDIVTACCILHNVCELNKEDFLPEWSAELGEDLQEPDMEAFHGDEALGPQAVRQAVMSIL